The sequence ttcgaaagttctaaccagttctattgtatgcagtacagtgtactcttatgtatacatatatactccaataaatattatgtatctatcatataataacgcatcaaaacacgcccTTATtccttaataaaaatataaaaaaatcttaaaactcacacaactctatgaattttaattcagttacagtcaaatatagctcattcgacgcaaaactaaatatatttattattattattattatttagtgactggtatgaataccagtactaaaattatgtttgagCATTGGCTGCAGAGGCCATCAGCTCTGTGTCGTCTGTGGGTGTCtggattatttgttattttgtcATTTCGATAGAAAACTAAATacactataacagtagtgtactaaaaaacattctcaatatcggataatatcgtaaaaatgatgtcaaagttgaaaaaatagagaaaaaataaaaaaaaaatccaaatacttccgcctacagcTTCGTCAGttatcatttcagaaaaattgtcaacacactgtcaaaaaggcttgtttttttctttcgaactaaaaaaaacaaattcgaaatcggatggaaattggcgaagttatgagtgattgttcacatcaacctactgaaaaacggtggGCCATAAAATGatattttgggggtgtattggaaatttctcctatgccatttatcttagttttactatacctacaagttgtgctaggtctccataaaagtataatatcactCTCGCACAGTGTTATTGCTATTTGGAcctaaacatatattttttggttaaggtgaaaaaaaaatcatttaaatagaTGGGAAGTATTATTGAGCACATCGCCAACAGTCTGATCATATTGAACCACGCCACCGTGcttattttatacatatgtacacttttATAAAACTAACAATTTTCCAGTGAAATAAGAGTTGttgaaaaaaaacgtaaattttattcatttgttaCTACTTTATGTCACTTATACCGAATCAGCAGCGCTCACCACCCACGAACGCAGTGCCGCCACGTCTGAGTACACACCCGGATAGTTGGGGTATGCACAACCGTAACCCCAGGATACAACTCCTACCAGCACTCCACCAGACACCATTGGTCCACCAGAATCACCTTGGCAAGCGTCTTTGCCGGCGGTATAAGCACAGATCATAGTTTCTTCTACCGCATTACCATAGCCATACGAACTCGAGGAACAATTAGCTAAACTGACCACACTTACATTAACGTGCCGCAATTGCGTGGGTAGCGACGCAGAGCCAGATACGGTAGTGCCCCAGCCGGATACAGCAGCGGCGGCGCCATCGGCAGGCGCAGTATCAGCCAAACCAATTGCTTTGATGGTAGAGCTAAACGAAAGTGAACTTGCCAAACGGATAACGGCAATATCGTTCTGCATGGTGCTAGAATTGTAACCTTCATGATTGTTGTATGCCGAGACCTGCAGTAGTACACCGCCGGAGTTCCAGTATGATGAACCAGCGCGTACCTTCAATATAGAAGTGGAAACACCTTGTAAGCAGTGAGCAGCGGTTACAATAATGGTAGAGCTGTAAATTGAACCACCGCATGAATGTGAGCCCGAACGCTGCAATGATATTTGCCATGGATAGGAGCTGATCGTGGTGGCAGCACCGCCAACAATACGCCCATCTAACTGCGGCAGAAGGCCCTCAGGCTGAGGCGCACCCAGTACGCAGACAAACGCCGACAACACGATCACGAACTTCAACATTTTTGGAAGTACAGTTAACAGTGTGTGGAAAGGCGCGAGCTTTTATAGTTTGGCCACAAAGTGTGGCGACATATGACAGCTGCTGATTGGAATTGGCAAGGCTGGATGACGGCATACCTATGCATATGTGAGTAAGTAAGCCTTGTCATTTTATCAATAAGATTTATAGGGTGGCTCTATGGAGTCAGGGTTTACAAATaggaatttaattattttattattgatccAGTTGATATGATATGAAATGCTTGTAAATTATGCTTTATGTTAtagtgaaacattttttatttagtatcacAATGCTATTTTTCTTAGGTATATTTCTTATCAAAGTACAGTTAGGTGGTTCATAAGGTCTCGTAAGTGCCTAATTGTCTTATGTCGAAAAGTTGTTGACggttaaataaaagtttagagGAATTAAAACCACAAGCAGCTATTTTAGCTGTATGACATAATATGACTTGTGCGGTACCTTCCAAGTGGTTGAAAGCagctttattaaatttcaaaatattctccatgatgaTTAATACACTTTTGCATACGTTTGAATTAATCTTCGAAACAGCGACCGCGAGAAAGTTCATTGGCTAAAAAGATTTacagaagagagagagagagagagagatcgaGAGAGAAgaggtacactagacagggctagtttactggggcggcaacccttggtcgggaaaaacccgagtcattccggtaacgtagaaccgcctGCTATGGGAATGGCGCTTTTTACGCTTTCTCGCtctttcactgcgaggaatcttcaACTTTCCCctactaagtccacggcgaccctctttaccacctggacaaaggaggtcaaactgcctaTCAAGGTAAAAGTCactgacacaccaattccgacggtaa is a genomic window of Anastrepha ludens isolate Willacy chromosome 6, idAnaLude1.1, whole genome shotgun sequence containing:
- the LOC128867962 gene encoding trypsin beta-like, translating into MLKFVIVLSAFVCVLGAPQPEGLLPQLDGRIVGGAATTISSYPWQISLQRSGSHSCGGSIYSSTIIVTAAHCLQGVSTSILKVRAGSSYWNSGGVLLQVSAYNNHEGYNSSTMQNDIAVIRLASSLSFSSTIKAIGLADTAPADGAAAAVSGWGTTVSGSASLPTQLRHVNVSVVSLANCSSSSYGYGNAVEETMICAYTAGKDACQGDSGGPMVSGGVLVGVVSWGYGCAYPNYPGVYSDVAALRSWVVSAADSV